Within Vicia villosa cultivar HV-30 ecotype Madison, WI linkage group LG1, Vvil1.0, whole genome shotgun sequence, the genomic segment gaggactccctaatctgaaattcaaatcagatgctctttgtgaagcatgtcagaagggcaagttctccaaacctgcattcaagtctaagaatgttgtttctacctcaaggccattagaactcttgcacattgatctgtttggaccagtcaaaacagcatctgtcagaggaaagaaatatggattagtcatcgtagatgattatagtcgctggacatgggtaaaattcttgaaacacaaggatgagactcattcagtgttctttgatttctgcattcagattcaatctgaaaaagagtgtaaaatcataaaggtcagaagtgatcatggtggtgaatttgagaacagatcctttgaagaattcttcaaagaaaatggtattgcccatgatttctcttgtcctagaactccacaacaaaatggagttgtagagcgaaagaataggactctgcaagaaatggccagaaccatgatcaatgaaaccaatatggctaagcatttctgggcagaagcaataaacaatgcatgctatattcagaatagaatctctatcagacctattctaaataagactccctatgaattgtggaagaataaaaagcccaacatttcatatttccatccttttggatgtgtatgctttattctgaacactaaagatcatcttggtaagtttgattccaaagctcaaaagtgtttccttcttggatattctgaacgctcaaaaggctacagagtatacaatactgaaacattggttgtagaagaatcaatcaatatcaggtttgatgataagcttggttctgaaaaaccaaagcaggttgataattttgcaggttatgatattgacatatcagaagttgttgagccaagaagcaatgcatcagaagcagagcttctcagaagcaaagaatctgaagatcaagtatcagcttctctggaggatctaagtatttctgaagaaccatctgtcaaaagatcatccagactcatctctggtcattcagaagatgtcattcttggaaagaaggatgatccaatcagaacaagagcattccttaggaacaatgcagactgtcaattaggtcttgtatctttgatcgagccaacttctgttgatcatgctctagaagatccagactggataattgctatgcaagaagaactgaatcagtttacaaggaatgatgtttgggatcttgttcctagaccagatggattcaatataattggtacaaaatgggtcttcagaaacaagctcagtgagaaaggtgaagtggtaagaaacaaagccagactggtggctcagggttatagtcagcaagaagggattgattatacagaaacctttgcaccagtggccaggttagaatctattcgtctattaatttctttcgccactcaacataacatcactctctatcaaatggatgttaagagtgccttcttaaatggttatatagatgaagaagtttatgtccatcaacctcctggttttgaagactctatgtctcctaatcatgtttttaaacttaagaaatcattatatggattgaaacaggctcccagagcttggtatgaacgcttaagttcttttcttctggataatggtttcactagaggaaaagtggacactactctcttttgtaaaacctttgaaaaggatattttaatctgtcaaatatatgtagatgatattatttttggaacatctaatgctacacttggaaaggagtttgctaagtctatgcaggctgagtttgaaatgagcatgatgggagaactcaagtatttccttggaatacaaataaatcaaacatcagaaggaacatatgttcaccaaaccaagtatgtgaaggaacttctgaagaagtttaatcttctggactgcaaagaagccaaaactcctatgcatccaacatgcatcctaggtaaggatgaggtaagtaagaaggtagatcagaagttatacagaggtatgattggatctcttctatatctgactgcttctagacctgacattctgttcagtgtttgtttgtgtgctagattccaatcagatcctagagaatctcatttaactgctgttaagagaattctaaggtatctgaaaggtactactaatgttggcttagtttacagaaaatctaaagaatacaacttagtaggattctgtgatgctgattatgctggagacagaattgaaagaaaaagtacttcaggaagttgccaatttcttggaagtcatttgatctcttggtatagcaagaagcaagcaactattgctctatcaaccacagaagcagaatatgtcgcggttgctggttgtagtacacagatgctctagatgaagagtcagttggaagattatcagatatttgagagtaacattcctatattctgtgataatacttctgctatatgtttatctaaaaatcctattcttcattcaaaagctaaacatattgagattaaacatcatttcataagggactatgttcagaagggtgttatatctttaaactttgttgatacagaccatcaatgggctgatatctttacaaaacccctggctgaagataggtttaagttcattctgaagaacatcagtatggatttatgcccagaatgagaagatgagaagttctcatgtatgagtatcttctgaaatgaatgtggaacattttttttagtcagatgttctgattgaaatcttttagaaattatgattcggttattactaacgtttcattgtctaagttgattcagaacctcttttaaagcaaaacagctgtaacgttttatctcgggatggtaaacctgtcgttactatccatggataaacgcgcgtgcagttgaagggacgctgaccataggtaactgtgctagtcacctcttttgtctttattatctctcctcacgtcacgtaacattaaatgctagtcatcattcgtttcactttatttctttttaaatactcttcaaaatggtttttggtttcctatctctctgttttcctcttaaagtttttttttccctctctctctctctctctcgtttttcatttcttctctcaaaacctagcgttcaccctaagtctgttgaagctccatgactcaaaggcgacagatctctgtgcatctcgggatggctcttctaatacctctcaagtcagacctcttctttgaagttgctatcaactttcacccaaagacagaagactttcttgagttatgggaggaggttaagaatgatactcttaacttctatgttgaggaaaagccccgtttgcaacattagctctctgtctgtgaactgtccctctcttcctctttggtcacttggatctctcctacagtggaggttccagtctggaagacaagaagtcctccgggattcttgatgagttgacacagagcgtgtctagctagggttctgtttttaatttttgtagtgatttcctctttggaaattctactttgtatttgctaggaatgtttctcatcttgttaaacacaggaaccttttgtaatatcttttgattatcaatgaaaagtttctttgtgttttacattccagtaaatgttttcttttgtcgttttatacatctgaatctttttttttaaatattctttttgatgttatgacaaaaagggggagaaagataaatgataaatgatttgattaaatctatcagttgctgggtaaaaaggctcccacacattcactaacaagaactgcaagttctacatggtttaagtgttttgcaggtacagagaagtgaagtgaatcttcaaagcaaacactagaagcaaaaccataagaagcgtgattctgtaaaaggaataagctcttggaaactgaagcaagctgagtgctgtcaagcttcagagatcagaagcaagaaagaagaatgaatcagaagcactgataatagaatttgaatatcattgtctatcttgttctgacaaaattctatttgctctgatacatataatgttatggctctgatacattatttgctctgatacattatttcagcctatatggctctgatacatataatgtgttcaaacatacattttatgttctaactcgttcatgctgacttttgtcgtttagtttttgttctgtaacatttcaggatgtagagatgctctgatgatgctctggtacattcaacaatgttctgatacaaatctagcatgaagtgatgttggtagacattcaaagttctgaagctatccgagggaagcagaaatcagaagatgtgaatgttctaaaagatccagaaaactcaagttctgaagctgtcctgaatggaagcagaagtcagaagctgtgaatgttctgaagatcaaagaaattcaagttctgaagctgtccacgatggaagcaggaatcagaagctgtgagtgttctaaggatctaaagaaattcaagttctgaagctgtccaatggaagcagaagtcagaagctatgaattctctgaaggcagaagcttatatgatcgtctctaccgaaataatcagggaagtcttttatcaaaattcttcgagtatttatttcagggggagattatttatctcagggggagattgttaatctcagggggagacatattcatatgcttatgctatagctgtgtaatttgtcttttgccgtctactctttctgatcgcaaattcatatcatttatatatgtttttgtcatcatcaaaaagggggagattgttagaacaagatttgttcttatcaattatcttagttttgatgataacaataatatgaattttgcttaagataatatggtactctaatccaatgcaatttccctttcaggaaatatataaagagtacgcataattcagcgctcagaagttgtgtctcaaatggttcagcatgcatcatcagaacatggtctggcaagacatcagaagatggtcgaagcagaatcagaacatgggtctatggaagcatcagaagaacatgagatcagaagcactgaagatcagaagatggtatcacgctcagaagcacttcaaggtcagaagatcagaagatgctatgcaccaagctgtttgactctgatgatattcaaacgtcgtattcacaaacatcagatcagaaggaagtacaggtggcaagctacgctgactgacaaaaggaacgttaaaagctactaaaggctacgtcagtagacacagcgtgaacaaggctcgaggtagttgacaaaagcgtataacattaaatgcaatgctgtacggaacacgcaaagcattaaatgcatttcaacggtcatcttctcaacgcctataaatatgaagttctgatgagaagcaaggttaccaatttctacatctattctgtgaatatcaaacttgctgaaacgctattcaatcaaagctcagaatcttcatcaactcactacattgctgttgtaatatcttagtgagattaagcttaaacgattaagagaaatatcacagttgtgattatcgcttttaagaagcatttgtaatactcttgaatagattacattaagttgtaaggaactagagtgatcgtgtgatcagtatactctaggaagtcttagcagttggctgagcagtttgtaactagagtgatcgtgttgatcagaatactctagggaagtcttaggagtgaactaagcctagagtgatcgtgttgatcagtagactctagaaaagtcttagagggtatctaagcagttgttcctggagtgatcagtgtgtgatcagaagactctggaagacttagttgcggactaagtggaaaaccattgtaatccgtgcgattagtggattaaatcctcaggttgaggtaaatcatctctgcgggggtggactggagtagcttcgttaacagtgaaccaggataaaaataattgtgcaatttatttttatcgctcaagatttaaagaaacacttattcaatccccccctttctaagtgtttttctatccttcacatatcACCAAAGAGACTTCCCACCAAACCTTTGACTAAAAGCTTAAAAAGCGACCCTACCAAagaaataggccaaaaatatccTATTTAAGAGAGAGAATCGACCATAGGGATCAAGGTCACAAAGAAAGAAGTGAACCCATGAGAAAAGGAAGAAAATTGATGGAATTGATCATAGTCTCAATTTCATCTCTTAGAAGAGGTTAGAACCTCCTAAAAAAAGGAGAAATTAAACCCACCTAGGCCAAGACTCTTATTCCTTTCACAAGATGTTACTCTGAAAAATTGTGCCTGACATATAATAAGAAAACTTTAAACAGtaacaacaaaatttatttagTAATACCTAATAATTATACTTTTTTGAATCATTTAGCAgtgttacaatatttttttttaataaaatattatatttatatattgttaCTTTTGAAATTAACTATATTGAAATTTTTTACTGTCAACTATAATTAAAATTTCCAATAAATAGTGtagttaatttgatttaatatttaatataaaatttaatgtaatatataaataatttaataataataataatgaatataGATTATATATTCATTTTAAGCTCGagttatataatttatattaaagtAATACACaaacatatattataatatattaactaagttttttatatattttttaatttttcttctttgtttctTAAATCTTAAACTTTTTCATCAAATAAAGGAAATTAGAAGAAAATTTTCCTTTCATTAGGTAAAGAAACATACACCTTTCAATTTCGTTGTTAGAGCGCTGCGTGCTCTAAACCGTAGTAGATATCTGGAAAATCGTTATCGAGAGATCTCTATCAAATCCTTGATCGAGATGAATTATCAATTTTGACAAGTGTCTTCAGTGTCATCGAGATTGTTTTTAACTTCGTAGGGACGGTAAACCCTAAATCTAAAACTCTTCTCAGatctattttcttcattttttgccCTTGCTTATATATGTGACACGATCACTTTACACTATCGATTGCAGGCATATCATTTTTTTCTGTGATGCTCTCACTTCTCACCGACAAAATTTGTGGATCGAGGTTCTCAAAGTTGTGTGCTCCTAATTGCAACGTATTTCTCTAATTTCAACAACTCAAGAGAAAATTAATTAGGTAAGTACgagaaaataatatattcattTATGTCATTCAATAAAAGTGTTATTTCATTTAATTTCTACCTATCAATGCTTTAACTTTCACTCTTGTGTGTTTTTCTTGATGATATATTTTATTTGGATCTAAACTTGCGCATGACATAAAAATTTCTTCTCTATTCTCAAATAATACATTCGAACAAAAGGTTTTGTTGCGCTTAGTCACCTCTTGATCTTTGTGCTTTCATAATATCTATGTCTTCGTAACGAtcaagattttttatttttcattgacTCAATCACACATCTTCTTAATatcatttcatattttcaaaaaaactaaataaataaagaatgttaataaaaaaattaatttcatctTAATTAATAGTACCATGAATGAACCCTAAATATAGACAATATTGATTTTGATATTAcaaagaagatgaatgaaagatTTACAATAAATAACTTAAAGATGAATAATTTGACTGTGTATCATGTAGAGTGAATATTTGATGATACAATGCTCAATAATTTTTTGTATTTCACTATATTTATAGGTGTATAAACTTAACAAACAATTTTCTCTTTATATCTTATTTGTTATTTGATAAGTTTATGTGTTAAAATAACACTCTTTGAGATATATGGTGCAAAAACGATATATACATGCACACATGAATTGAAATGAATAGAGAGAAAAATATACATTTGTTGAAGTAAAATAGTCAATAAAAATGCCCCCTCGATTCAATCCAAATACTAACCTTAGTCCTTACTTTGCCTAAAATGACCCAAAAAACAAGCAATTACTAACCCACCACCACTTTCCAATCACAAATTAGTACACACTCTTTTCTTGACTTTGAAAGTTTGAAAATCTTCCATCCCCTCAACCCCTATTTATTCCTACACAACAACCTCATCCATTAGAATAATCCCACACTTATTATTCCTACACCTTCTCATTAATATCACACACTTTCTCTTTCCCTTCCCCCATGGTAATGTGTTAAAAGAATCAGACAAATTGTTCAGATCacactttttttttctctccttttttttctctTGTGTTTTCTCATGTGTGTGTGTGATGAAAGCCCTAGCATTAAGATTTAAGAGTTAAGacccttttttttctctctctctctgccATATCTCTGCACCAACAAGATTCCTAATTAAGTCCCCAGCATCTATTCTTTTCCTTGTTCCCTTTGCTTCTCATCCGGGGGGAATTTCCTTCTACTTTCAActatatctcttttatttttcaccTTTTTTCACTCTCTCTACTATTAATGCAAAAGTTGTTTTCTAATCTATAAAAGCTATAGCTATAGTACTACAAAGCATGGGATGACTTATACTATATACTTTGGTactctctttttatttatttcacttTCCTTTCTTGTTTATTTTTTCACAGGCGATTCCTGTTGCATTTCacctatttttatatatatattccatATTATTATACTTTATCTTAAATATCTTAAATATCTTAAATATCTTAAATAAATTCTTATAATCTATGAGTTATGATTTATGACTATGACTATGACTAAtgagttattgttattattatttcaattataGAACAAGTAGAGGCTATATAAGAAGGTTCTGTGTGTTACAGAAAGCAAGAGAGAAACAAATAAgagtttcattcattcattcttcATCATCAGCATCATGGCTTCTTCAAATAGACACTGGCCAAGCATGTTCAAGTCTAAGCCCTGCAACACTCATCACCAATGGCAGCATGACATCAACTCTTCTCTCATCTCATCTTCTGCTTGTCACAGAACTCCTTACTCATCAggtaaacattttttttttttttacataaaatataggtaaaaaatgattaatattattagggttttttttttgttgacaaaTTTGTGTATGTTTTTGAAGGTTGTGAAGAGAGGAGTCCTGAACCGAAGCCGAGGTGGAATCCGAAACCGGAGCAGATTCGGATACTGGAAGCTATATTCAACTCAGGAATGGTGAATCCGCCGAGAGAGGAGATAAGGAAGATTAGAGCACAGTTGCAAGAGTATGGTCAAGTTGGTGATGCTAATGTGTTTTACTGGTTTCAGAATCGGAAATCAAGAAGCAAGCATAAGCTTCGTCATCTTCAGAACCAAAACAACTCGAGGAACCagcagaatcagaatcagaatcatgaACAACCACAACCACAGCAGAACAATCATGTTTCTTCGGTTTCTCAGACGACGGTTGCACCGTCGTCTTCGTCTTCTTCGTCGGAGAAGTCTCCGCCGAAGGAGATAATACCTTCCAAGGTGTTTTCTCTAGGTTTCCCTAACTTCAACGACGTTGTGCCGAATTCTCCGTCTGCTTCTTCTGTGAACCAAACCTATTTTCAGACACAAAATGAAGGCAATCTTCTTCCACCACCACAGCCAAGAGCAACTGCACCACCACCTACTGAGGCTTTCTTCTTTCCAGTGCAAAATCATGGACAAGGTGGTGTTGTTCAACCTAATAATGCTACTTCACAAGGGTTTTGCTTCTCTGAACTCTCAAATGTTGTTCATGCTCAACAATCACATGCTCAACAGcatcaacaacatcaaaacaCTGGTCATTGCACTACTAGTTTTCTGCTTAGTGAGATCATGAACAACCATGGTGCTAATTCCtcaaagaaagatcaaaatcaaaatcaagatCAAGATCAGGATAAGTCTGTCAAAACAGTGCACCAAATCCCTCATTTTAACTTCTGTTTCACACCTACACCCACAACTACTACTACTACTGTTGTACCTCCTACTACCTCCTCCACCATCACTGTTCCATCCCCTATCATTTCTCAACTACAAGGTAATTAATTAGATACTACTTGCTTTATCATATCATACACTGTACTAcagaaaaaaaaaaccctaaaataacCACAAAATTTGATAGATATTTTTTGAAGTCTTTTTGTATTTACCAGCCAAAACCTAAGATCTTTAATTactagtttatttaatttttattgcgATTGTTTACACCTAGTCAAATGTCGAATCCGAGACTTTCAGAACAACACACTCTCAAGACTCAAACCTTAACCAGTTGATGATTAAACCTAGGATCTATACAACTAATTCTTTTTATAATTGTTTTACACCCCGCCTATAGAACCCTAAGAGCATAGTTTTTGAAATAAAAGTGGTAATTTATgtaagaaaaagaaggaaaaaggaggTGGCTAATGACTCTACCATGGTTTAAGCCTTTTAGGTCACGTGTGCATGGCTTTATTGGTTTAAACATAGGCTTTATATTTGTTTTTGACTTTTAGTATATATCTAAAGTTAGAGTTCTATGTGTGAAAGTGAAATGATTGAGTGTATCACAGGCATTGGAGAAACAGGTGTTCCTGCAAGATTAATGGTGTTCATCAATGATGTGGCATTTGAGGTAGCATCTGGACCTTTCAATGTTCGTGAAGCATTTGGTGATGATTCTGTGCTCATTCATTCAACTGGACAACCAGTTTTGACAAACCAATGGGGTGTAACTCTCCATCCACTCCAGTATGGTGCATGTTATTATCTGGTAAGCCAGCACTAAAACACGTAAACATATTTAGTTTCATCTTATcagattaagctaattaattaattgttaattaacttatataatctttgtgtttttgtttaacaGATATAGAGAAAAAAGCTGAAGGGTCATGAAGATTTAATATATATGGTGTTATATTAttttgttgatgttgttattttgttgtttgttgttgtctATTTTGAGGACTTTGtggtttttctttttgttgtctTTTGTGACAATTCGTGTGTGTTACTATTAGGGTTATTATTGAAGTGAATATGGTGTTTGAGGACACTGCTCATGAGAATGACTTCAGATATATGTGCTGTTACAAAGTATGGATGGAGATATCATCATGACTTTGTTGACTTAAATATgtaacttttgttttctcttGTATGAGTTCAAGAGAAACTATGTTTGTTGATTTATAGTATGATATGGAATTATATGATATGATATGCTAGTTAATTAAAGTTATGTCTGGTTCAATTATTGTTTATTGTTTGAAAATGATTCACAATGTTTATTTTgtgaaaatatatatttgaagATGTGTGTTTATTTTATCTGGTTTGTAAGAAGATTGAATGAATACtcttaaaatgaaagaaagaagatgcaatgCTATAGATAGTGATActataattttgaaaataatgaatacaacttttttcttctcttttagtTTTCTCAAAAATGTACATAGTTGTTCATTTCAAAAGCACATTGTCTATTGTTAAGAAacaaaattaacataaatttatttttttttttaaaaaacacattttataGTAATTTGTGATGTAATTAAAATACCATGGTTTTTTAATGGTGAAATTTATTACATTTATAGGCTTTCAAAAATAGTTCAATGAACtcttactatttttaataaaaatgagttttataatatgaaaaatgaacataaataaaatatttaataaagttTACTAAAGATCATAATATTATATTTAGATTGGGTTCATATTAAAAGTTGCTAAATTGGAGATATTCTCTTTTGGTGTTAAAAAAGGATGCATGAACACAACAAACCTAAAATACCACACCAAGGCTTTTTGGTTAGGAGATCCTATAAAAGTTTATCATACTTCAACTCTACCAAAATAAATAGGAGTTCTATTTTTTTCCCACTACTAGTATCTGGCATCTAAACCATCTAATCTGATTCAAAGTCAGTTCAGACATCAAATAATTCCAACTTCTTTTAAATCACAATTGTGGGGATCATAAAAGCGCCATTTAATTTTCATCATAAGAATATTTAATCACGGCTAAATTGTGATAAAATGTAAACTATACTCCACCTTACACGTCCTTAAAAGCGGTTATAACGATATTGGGCCGAAACAAGCTAAAAAAAACTTAATACAACTAAAACTAGGACAACCAAAATAATCCATGATagaagaaaaacaagaaaaaagaaataaaaagttaAACCTAAATTGAGTGGAAGAAATTTAAATCATGTTTTGATATTGCGAGTTTTTTAATAATACACTAAATCTTTGAAATTTTGCaaaagttaaattttataaatgtttaTAGGTAAGTCTTCTTCATTTTTGAGACACTCTATGTATGAGACCAAGTTAGTCTTAGTTGAATCGTGATAAAATTtgtaaaaacttaaaaaatacaaattataCATTTAAAGACTTTTAATCACGATTTAACCACAATATTCGATGTGTTATATGTCTGAATGCAAACCCACATAGACGATCCAGATAAAAATAGCTAAACATAAATCTCTCCACCAAAATCTAATAAAGTTTGTCGTAAATTATATTTAGTTCAGATTCATATTAA encodes:
- the LOC131623173 gene encoding WUSCHEL-related homeobox 9-like produces the protein MASSNRHWPSMFKSKPCNTHHQWQHDINSSLISSSACHRTPYSSGCEERSPEPKPRWNPKPEQIRILEAIFNSGMVNPPREEIRKIRAQLQEYGQVGDANVFYWFQNRKSRSKHKLRHLQNQNNSRNQQNQNQNHEQPQPQQNNHVSSVSQTTVAPSSSSSSSEKSPPKEIIPSKVFSLGFPNFNDVVPNSPSASSVNQTYFQTQNEGNLLPPPQPRATAPPPTEAFFFPVQNHGQGGVVQPNNATSQGFCFSELSNVVHAQQSHAQQHQQHQNTGHCTTSFLLSEIMNNHGANSSKKDQNQNQDQDQDKSVKTVHQIPHFNFCFTPTPTTTTTTVVPPTTSSTITVPSPIISQLQGIGETGVPARLMVFINDVAFEVASGPFNVREAFGDDSVLIHSTGQPVLTNQWGVTLHPLQYGACYYLI